In Columba livia isolate bColLiv1 breed racing homer chromosome 8, bColLiv1.pat.W.v2, whole genome shotgun sequence, a single genomic region encodes these proteins:
- the LOC106145769 gene encoding 1-phosphatidylinositol phosphodiesterase isoform X1, with translation MEAQCQHRVAFDCTPQPTACFPDWMAGLPDALPLSCLSVPGTHDSLSLFGGRRLRCQSWGLEAQLAAGIRFLDVRCKLVRGELQVYHLCTFQRASLRGVLRRTLRFLHAHPGEAVLMRIKEELPIFSRPGFAAQLRRCLLEEGQGHVWCQEEVPTLGQVRGKIVVLEALAQEVLGIPYEQLSISDAWNVLSLERKWARAQRHLERVASGNTTTMHLTFCSGNGLFTCPEEVARFVNPRCYQHLQHWRGQPVCWGVVIMDFPGAGLVQLIVESNSMHASGHITASPSNPPTPPQHRRGREDRYHIPTASLQQRGWVSQRGQLHSLPAPVSIRTDAAPGPMPLLKNVDTQRGKVGF, from the coding sequence ATGGAGGCACAGTGCCAGCACAGAGTGGCATTCGATTGCACACCCCAGCCGACAGCCTGCTTCCCCGACTGGATGGCAGGGCTCCCTGATGCCCTGCCCCTCTCCTGCCTCTCTGTTCCTGGCACCCATGACTCCCTCAGCCTGTTCGGTGGTCGGCGCCTGCGATGCCAGAGCTGGGGGCTGGAAGCCCAGCTGGCAGCAGGCATTCGCTTCCTGGATGTGCGCTGCAAGCTGGTGCGAGGTGAGCTCCAGGTCTACCACCTCTGCACCTTCCAGCGGGCCAGCCTGCGGGGCGTCCTGCGCCGCACCCTGCGCTTCCTCCATGCCCATCCCGGCGAGGCCGTGCTCATGCGCATCAAGGAGGAGCTGCCCATCTTCTCTCGGCCAGGCTTTGCTGCCCAGCTGCGCCGCTGCTTGCTGGAGGAGGGACAGGGCCATGTGTGGTGCCAGGAGGAGGTGCCAACACTGGGCCAGGTGCGGGGGAAGATTGTGGTGCTGGAGGCACTGGCACAGGAGGTGCTGGGCATCCCCTATGAGCAGCTGAGCATCAGTGACGCCTGGAACGTACTCTCTCTGGAGCGTAAGTGGGCACGGGCCCAGCGGCACCTGGAGAGGGTGGCCAGTGGGAACACCACAACCATGCACCTCACCTTCTGCTCTGGCAATGGGCTCTTCACCTGTCCTGAGGAGGTGGCCCGCTTTGTGAACCCCCGCTGCtaccagcacctgcagcactgGAGGGGGCAGCCCGTGTGCTGGGGAGTAGTCATCATGGACTTCCCTGGGGCAGGACTCGTCCAACTTATTGTGGAGAGCAATTCCATGCATGCCAGCGGACACATCACAGCATCCCCCAGCAACCCCCCAACACCCCCACAGCACCGCCGTGGCAGAGAGGACAGGTACCACAttcccacagcatccctgcagcagaggggaTGGGTGTCACAACGAGGACAGCTCCACTCACTGCCTGCACCTGTGTCCATTAGGACAGACGCTGCTCCTGGCCCCATGCCTCTGCTGAAGAATGTCGACACCCAGAGAGGAAAAGTAGGCTTCTAG
- the LOC106145769 gene encoding 1-phosphatidylinositol phosphodiesterase isoform X2 produces MEAQCQHRVAFDCTPQPTACFPDWMAGLPDALPLSCLSVPGTHDSLSLFGGRRLRCQSWGLEAQLAAGIRFLDVRCKLVRGELQVYHLCTFQRASLRGVLRRTLRFLHAHPGEAVLMRIKEELPIFSRPGFAAQLRRCLLEEGQGHVWCQEEVPTLGQVRGKIVVLEALAQEVLGIPYEQLSISDAWNVLSLERKWARAQRHLERVASGNTTTMHLTFCSGNGLFTCPEEVARFVNPRCYQHLQHWRGQPVCWGVVIMDFPGAGLVQLIVESNSMHASGHITASPSNPPTPPQHRRGREDRTDAAPGPMPLLKNVDTQRGKVGF; encoded by the exons ATGGAGGCACAGTGCCAGCACAGAGTGGCATTCGATTGCACACCCCAGCCGACAGCCTGCTTCCCCGACTGGATGGCAGGGCTCCCTGATGCCCTGCCCCTCTCCTGCCTCTCTGTTCCTGGCACCCATGACTCCCTCAGCCTGTTCGGTGGTCGGCGCCTGCGATGCCAGAGCTGGGGGCTGGAAGCCCAGCTGGCAGCAGGCATTCGCTTCCTGGATGTGCGCTGCAAGCTGGTGCGAGGTGAGCTCCAGGTCTACCACCTCTGCACCTTCCAGCGGGCCAGCCTGCGGGGCGTCCTGCGCCGCACCCTGCGCTTCCTCCATGCCCATCCCGGCGAGGCCGTGCTCATGCGCATCAAGGAGGAGCTGCCCATCTTCTCTCGGCCAGGCTTTGCTGCCCAGCTGCGCCGCTGCTTGCTGGAGGAGGGACAGGGCCATGTGTGGTGCCAGGAGGAGGTGCCAACACTGGGCCAGGTGCGGGGGAAGATTGTGGTGCTGGAGGCACTGGCACAGGAGGTGCTGGGCATCCCCTATGAGCAGCTGAGCATCAGTGACGCCTGGAACGTACTCTCTCTGGAGCGTAAGTGGGCACGGGCCCAGCGGCACCTGGAGAGGGTGGCCAGTGGGAACACCACAACCATGCACCTCACCTTCTGCTCTGGCAATGGGCTCTTCACCTGTCCTGAGGAGGTGGCCCGCTTTGTGAACCCCCGCTGCtaccagcacctgcagcactgGAGGGGGCAGCCCGTGTGCTGGGGAGTAGTCATCATGGACTTCCCTGGGGCAGGACTCGTCCAACTTATTGTGGAGAGCAATTCCATGCATGCCAGCGGACACATCACAGCATCCCCCAGCAACCCCCCAACACCCCCACAGCACCGCCGTGGCAGAGAGGACAG GACAGACGCTGCTCCTGGCCCCATGCCTCTGCTGAAGAATGTCGACACCCAGAGAGGAAAAGTAGGCTTCTAG
- the HTATIP2 gene encoding oxidoreductase HTATIP2, with protein MAAAVGGSSAGRSCFVLGASGETGRVLLRELLARRVFARVTLIGRRRLSLDEETGAVVEQAVVDFERLSEHAAAFQGHDVGFCCLGTTKAKAGTAGFVRVDRDYVTQAAELARAGGCTHFVLQSSQGANPHSRFLYLRVKGEVENLVQAVGFDRCTILRPAVLLCKRQESRPAEWVTQQFLGVVAWVFPTAYSVPVERVARAMVACVLQPGEGKVKVLENAAIHKLGKAVPQQGM; from the exons ATGGCGGCGGCGGTGGGTGGCAGCAGCGCCGGCAGGAGCTGCTTCGTGCTGGGCGCCTCGGGGGAGACGGGCCGGGTGctgctgcgggagctgctgGCCCGGCGGGTCTTCGCCAGGGTGACGCTGATCGGGCGGCGCCGGCTGAGCCTGGACGAGGAGACAGGAGCGGTCGTG GAGCAGGCGGTGGTGGACTTCGAGCGGCTGAGCGAGCAcgctgctgccttccagggaCACGACGTCGGCTTCTGCTGCCTGGGCACCACCAAAGCCAAGGCTGGCACG GCTGGCTTCGTCCGTGTGGACCGGGACTACgtcacacaggcagcagagctggcacgAGCAGGGGGCTGCACACACTTTGTCCTGCAGTCTTCGCAGGGGGCAAACCCGCACAGCCGCTTCCTCTACCTCCGTGTGAAG GGAGAAGTGGAGAACCTGGTCCAGGCTGTTGGTTTTGATCGCTGTACCATTCTGCGGCCAGC ggTCCTGCTGTGCAAGCGCCAGGAGTCCCGGCCTGCAGAGTGGGTCACCCAGCAGTTTCTGGGTGTTGTGGCTTGGGTCTTCCCCACTGCTTACTCGGTGCCTGTGGAAAGGGTGGCCAGGGCTATGGTGGCCTGTGTGCTGCAGCCGGGTGAGGGGAAGGTGAAGGTGCTGGAGAATGCGGCCATCCACAAGCTGGGAAAGGCAGTGCCACAGCAGGGCATGTAG
- the RGS5 gene encoding regulator of G-protein signaling 5: MCKGLAALPHTCLERAKEIKTKLGTLLQKPDSAIDFIIPYPEKPEKPPKVQKPSPEEALQWRDSLEKLLQNPYGLTSFRSFLRSEFSEENVEFWVACEDYKKSKSPVKMAEKAKRIYEEFIQTEAPKEVNIDHFTKAVTMKNLVDPSPSSFDMAQKRIFALMEKDSLPRFVRSEFYQELIK; encoded by the exons ATGTGCAAAGGATTAGCAGCGCTGCCCCACACTTGTCTGGAGAG GGCCAAGGAGATCAAGACCAAGCTGGGCACACTGCTCCAGAAGCCTGACTCGGCCATTGATTTCATCATCCCCTACCCAGAGAAGCCGGAGAAGCCACCCAAGGTCCAGAA GCCGTCACCAGAAGAGGCTCTGCAGTGGCGTGATTCCCTGGAGAAACTCCTGCAAAACCCCT ATGGGCTCACCAGCTTCCGCAGCTTCCTGCGCTCTGAGTTCAGTGAGGAGAACGTCGAGTTTTGGGTGGCTTGTGAGGACTACAAGAAAAGCAAGTCCCCTGTGAAGATGGCAGAGAAGGCCAAGAGGATCTATGAGGAGTTCATCCAGACTGAGGCACCCAAAGAG GTGAACATTGACCACTTCACCAAGGCCGTGACCATGAAGAACCTGGTGGACCCATCACCAAGCAGCTTTGACATGGCCCAGAAGAGGATCTTTGCCCTGATGGAGAAAGACTCCCTGCCCAGATTTGTGCGGTCAGAGTTTTATCAGGAGTTAATCAAGTAG